Within Enoplosus armatus isolate fEnoArm2 chromosome 1, fEnoArm2.hap1, whole genome shotgun sequence, the genomic segment CGTTCCCCCCAGAGACACCACCAACGCCTTCAACACCACCGCTTGCATAACATAACCTGCTTATGGTAAATCTCAGCTTCCCAACATACATCTTGTCTCACTCACCTGGAACGACATGAATGACGTCTATAATTACAGCCATTAAGTTGGTTTGAGAgttttttacataaacaaaatgtttctaaaataCACTAAACCACAAATAACATGAAGGTGTTTTCTATTAGAACTGATTGTTCATGTTAAATTCCAGCTGATACATGCagtggaaaacaacaacagcttaaaTGAAAGGTCATTGCTGAGCCTGCAGCTACCCAGGGACTGAGGAGTcagcaaaacagacaaatcaggaaacaacaaaaatagacaAGTAATTCTTTTAATCCACCAGGAAAAGCTTTCAATTTGCAGTTATTCCTCTTTTTTTGCTTAATTTCCTTGAAGCGCTGCTTTTCACAAAATAGGACCTGCTTCCTTTAAGTGCCTACTGTGCGCCACAGTAGATTGAAATGTTATGAATTAGATGGCAACATCAGTTCGTCTCTAATGATTTATTGTGGGAAGCCTCAGACGCCACAAAGAGATGTTGCAATACAAAAAGAACCACATTGCAGACACTGGAAATGTGAGCAGAAAAGAGACTCCGTTCGCAGAAATGCACACAAGCATgtgcctccttctctccctaCTGCACTCCCTGTAGAGGTGGGGGggaaaaatcttgtttttaaaaacaacattttctttaaaagtgCTACTTTCaacataagtaaaagtatagaAGAATTTCCAGGAAACTGGTtatcagaagtaaaagtacaaaaaaaatggtTCCTCCTCCAAATTCCTGCTGTGTCTGTTGAGATTTTACTGTCTCTTCTTAGCaacattcacatttgtttgACCTGGAGAAAAATACATCATATGAGAACACAGTAAGAAGTACAGTATTTAATCCTCTGGTCTACCTACGCCGTGTTTTGCTGGCTTGCTGAAACTCACATGTTTTCCATGTAAATCACGAACCTGCCAAGAAACTAATACCCAGAGGAAATTAACATTGAGgggtaaaaatgacaatatttccACTGTAATAGTAGTTatagtaataatattaatagtctcacaaaatggaaaaaaagaagtgaagtaGTGGTAGCTCTGACTCCCTATGGTGTCCCTATGGTGAAAACATTCCCCCCATTATGTCTGATAAGATATAAAGCTAAAACATTGGCAAAAACATTTGTCATACATATCATGCACATTTACAGTCcaggtcaacattttgggaaacacacatattcactttcttgccgagagttagacgagaagatcgatgTACGTATGTAGGATAAAAATGAAGCAACCGctagcaggttagcttagcttatcacAAATACAGGAAACGGGGGGAACAGCAAGCCTGAatctggtaggtggattttgttatctttggacaaagccagggTAGCccgctgtttccagtctttgtcctaagctaagctagccggctgctggctgtagctttatatttagcgtataaacatgagagtggtatcgatcttctgaTCTAACTCTCGGCACGAAgtgaatgagcatatttcccaaaatatacTTCAGAACTGACAgagtaataatattattattataacaagGTACTAGATTaaacaaaaatgctaaaatagGGAGACAACCAGAGAAATTAAAAAGTTCAACacataataaaactgtaaaGCAATGAGAAGCTGtcttttatctgtgtttgtgcttgtgaaACAATCATTATTCCATCTTAATCATTATTAAGGATTTTTGGTATTTCATATTCAAGTTAACATTTGTACCCATCTGAATTGTATAAGGCTATAATTACAAGTTCATAAGTATGTTAGTTATACAGGTGAGTACATGGTATACATGTGTATTATTTATACACTATGTTAATCCAGTCTTCGACATGCTATTTGAGGgttgggcggggggggggggggggggggggggggggtagagtcAGTTTCCTGTGACAGTTTTTGAAGTAAGTTCCTGTTCTGTGGAACTCAGACAGAATTCCCCCATATagataaccacacacacacagacagacacaatattccacctgtgtttttattcagtgaACCATTGATTTGATATTCTAATTTAAGTAAAAGGTTTTATCCATCATATGATGAGCACATGACTCCTTTCACTATGTGATCTGTGTGAGTCATTacagcaaactttttttttttcattattaaaaaaaacagattgaCTGAGCTACCCAGCCATACTATTCATTTATCACATGGGGCTACCATCTTTTTATTGAAGGGACCTTACATCAATGTTTATATTATATCaatttagtttttagttttagtttttattcaattcaattcaattttttttgtacagcgccaaatcacaacaaaagttatctcatgacacatgtagtctagaccgtactctttataatattatttacagagacccaactgTTGTTCAAAGTGTTTATTCAACCTTTAAGTATTCAGGCAATCTTCACTGAGAGCCTGgctttctttttgtgtgagtTTCACCTTATAGTGAGGATATATGTACAGTGTACATATGTGGAAGCATGTATAATGACCATTAGAAACCCATGTCTTTTGTATTAGGGAACTGAGAATGCTTCTttgcgtttgtttgtttgtttgtgtgtgtgcgtgtttacaTAATGCTTAAATCCAAACGTTTACGCACTTCCCTGCCAATATTGCTGCTATGTGACCAGTCTGACGTGTGAGATGAGATGGTTGTTAATGACCAACTGTCTGAgacatagaagaagaagaagaagaagaagaagaagaagaagaagaagaagaagaaaaagaagacattgtCTCATTGTGAATAATGGAATCATTTGGCTTCAGTTGGTcacctctcttctcctgtcctTTCTCTGTTACTCATGAGGAAgatggggtggaggggggtctGAGAGTTCCCTGCCTTCGGTAGCCTAGATCCTTCTTTTAGTTTCATACAGTGTTTTAGTTTCATTATTCCTAAACCGGAGGAATAATCTGTAGGTGTTCATAGTAAATGACAGTCTCCGTAGTGGAGGAGTTCCCTCTaaagtattttgttgttgttgacacaaGAACTGAGTGCCTTTTCTGAACTGAGATTTTCCTGATCAATGtgagctgagaaaaaaaacctaaatTCAATCTTTCAATACAATCTTTAGTAATTCCTCCCAATATTGTCCCAGACAATACGAAGTCTGCAAAAATTGTTGATCAATGTGAAATTTGCTTTATTATCAATGTGAAATTTGCACTTATTTCAATACTGGACAGTTAAATAAAATGGTTGAAATGGTGCCTAGATAGTCAAAAATCTAAAATgctgtggtgtgctttggaaaATTGTTGACAGCAAATTAAGCCATTTGTAATTTATAGTTAAGGAGTTAAAATATGGTCCTATGATATTTTTGGGGAACATTAACTAACCTGTGTCCATCAGCCCAATTTAAGTTACCATCCAATTTTGCATTGGTCACTGTTGTAATAATTCAACAATCAAcattaaataaaactacaatatGATTATATAAAGACAAGCACATGTGTAGTTcagtaaaaaaatgttttactagAAATGCAGTTtataaaaaatgatgaaataaagtACAACAGTCTGATAGTAAAACCTATCTGTAATATAACGCCACATTGCATCTAAAATTCCATGCAATTATTAGCTCATATAAAGATTTTTTGTTCActgtaaaaaatagaaaaatatctTATGAAATATCCATTTGGTCTGTTTATCCAAACGGCCATCAGATAAGGAAGCAACTCaactgtaaaaataacaaaGGTGACATTTTTGAGAACTACATTGCCTACATATTGTATACAAACGGTTGTCATACTGGGGCATACAACGAGGCTTTAAATAAGAGTCTTTAAAGATGTATATAAAACTTGATTTGTTAAGAAAGTCACCAAGGCTTTGCCACACTGGGATGATAACGCTTTCTTGTAATATTAAAGCAGAGGTTAGACAGAGTTTGTGTTAGCACTGCACATATACAAATATGAACATTACTGATATACAAAATATCAGGGAGCTGCAGCTTAAAAGTCTTATTGTAAGAGATTTGCGCCTCCTTATCTTTATGTCTCCACTGTGATTGGTGTAAATTTAGTCAAAACTAATTGTGACACTGGCTGGATTCACCTTGTCAAGGTATGTCAGGAAAATAAGGAATTTGCTTAATATGTTGTACATTCAGTCTAGTACACGCTGAAGAGCTCCTGGCAGGCATCTTACTGCTCACAGCTCAGGCAGTGATGGGCATGTTGTCCCTGTAGCAGGCTGGCCTCTGGGGGCCACTGTAGCTGCACAAGTCCTGGTAGATGCGGGCCATCTGGTCAGTGGCCACATTATCAGACATCTCCAGGTTTGGGTTGTTGCAGTAAGGTTGAGAACGCCGCATGTTCACCGCCTCCAGCAGGTGCTGGCAGTTCACCACAGTGATCTGCAAGAGGAAGAGTAGacagaaatatgactttttCTATAATCAGCATACAGTATTTGTagtgattaaaaatgtatatttatgttgttCAAATCAGTCAGCTTTTTCAGTGAGAGACACGTTATGACTTGACTGGTCTTGCCTGCACAATGATCAGTTTGCCCTTGGCATTGCTGAGATCATGGAGCTCctctccaaaacacagagtcacTGTCGGATCAGGAGCAGGAAACTGACCCTCCTGGTACAGCTGTAGAGCTGGAACATACGAAGTATGTGAACAGCTGTTTAGACAATCTCTGAAAGGTATCTGTCCTCCTTTACGATGTTGCTTGCTTAAAGCATTCATAAGAAATGTATGTGTTCAGCAATGATTTTGACTCTTCTGAGCTTTCAAATAACTGACTAAACATCGAGGCTCACCTTGAAGAAACCTTTCTGTGTCAAAAATCTTGACTACAGCATCCCTCTCAAGTTTACAAGGAATGGGGCTGAATTGTGAGCCCACTTCTCCCAGCCCACTCCAGAAGACACGGCTCTGGCACAGCCTTTTGATGAAGATGCCCTCTTGGTTGGCACGGACCAGTACGCCTCTCTCCAGGTGGCCCAGGAGCTTGCGTGTGATGTGGCGCTGGCGGTCGTACTCGATGAGCTCAGCTGGGGGGAAATGAACACTCTGCATGCTGTCTGAACTGTACAGGGCGCCACGACCCAGGTGCTGTTGTGGGGAGATCCGGCAGCCTTCGGGATGAGCAACCAGTGTGTTGTGCATCAGCTTTCCTCCATAGTAGAAACTGATCATCATTtgggagagagctggagaggagaacACTTGGTAAGCTTTgcaaatgacataaaaaaaaacaatgacataaaGCATATACCCTGTAATccatttgtgttattattactgttaattATTACTTTCATGGATAACATAAATGAATACCTGAGCTGACAGTGCTAGATGGCAAAGGCTCCTGATGCAGTGGGAAAGCTGTGAATTACAGGAAAAGAGATGAGTAAAGGCCCTTTTTTAACACAGTGGACACGACCACACTGTCATGTCATTATTTTGCTGCATCATCAGAAATACCATTTCTTTAGCACGATCTCACAAAGAAATAATCACCTCAGTCAGCAAAGTTCAACAGGATGTTAGTCAATTCTTCCATTGCAGAATTCAACAGAATAGACCAAATAACCTCTATTTTGCACCCGCAATTGCAGGGGCATGCCAATGAGATTTCCACTGTGGTTTTTACATTAAAGCTCACATCTCAGACGGAAGACGTCTCAAGTAAGACGGAACAGTCTTACTTGAGAGATGAGACAAATGGTAGTGTGAACAGCTAAAGTGAATcagtggagtgtgtgttgtactgtaaaCTGGGTAGAAAAGGTTGTCTTACCATTGATGCTGCTTTGGGACCAATACTCTGGACTGGCCTGGATACTACAGCCTTCCTCCTGCAGAAACCGCAACAAAATGAGGCGTTGTCAACAAAGCACCTTTGTACACTTCACAGTCATGAAGGTCAAGTGGGAGTGTGTGCATACTTGGTGCAACAAGTGTTGGAGGAGACAGCGCagcatggaaaaaaaagaggtgagGTGGCAATAAAGGCAAAGTGCATCTAGAAACAGAAGTGacaggggggagagagagcggtAAGAAATATGGTTGAATCAGTGGTTTAAAGTGAGAGCTGGTCTCACCTCTTTAATGAGCTCCTCTAGTTCTGCAGGGCTGCAGTCCATGTCAGTGATATCACCAGAGCTGGTAGCTGCCATGGCCATCATTGAGCTTTTGCCATCTGTGGgtgaaagaagaagacatgATTGCGGGCCAACTGTCGTTTCATGATTCATAAGTATTGCAAGAGGAATTTTATCCTGCAGCATGCACTGCGCTGGCAGTTAGCAGTTTACAAAATAGCATTATATTGAATATCTGTTAAAGGTAATCGGTGCTGGCTTTCAGGCTTTCATCAATTGTTCAAATGTTTGTCTGGAGTTGGATAGTAGAGACATGGATTTTAACTGAAATTTAACCCCTAAGCCACAATGACATAAACTCACGCTTCTGCTCTTCCTCGGGTACAATGCGATAGACTTTATAGGGCTCAGAAATGTCCAGCTGTGACCTTTCTGTCACCTCCTCAAAGTCAGGGCTTTTATTCAGGGCACATCGGAGTCTGGTCTTCCATGTTGCAGGCTCAGCCTTGTCGCCCTCCTTAAACTTGCCTTTAAAGACTGCCCAGGCCTGTGGAGGGAAACAACAAATATTAAAGATGGTGTTGTGTTGGATTAAAGTTAGATGCTTCAAGGGGAAACGTGAAACTGATCGTTTATTTTTTTCAACTAtcctaaagaaagaaagagagaaagaaaggcagaacaTCTGatttacaataatattttaCTGCGTTGTATCAACATTTATGttggcaataaaaaaataaaataaatgtattcaatttTGTTCAAGTTAAAAGTGTTGTATGCCAAAAACAAGtgacaaatgacatttaataaaGTCTAAATGA encodes:
- the irf8 gene encoding interferon regulatory factor 8 — its product is MSNTGGRRLKQWLVEQIQSGQYSGLQWEDESRTLFRIPWKHAGKQDYNQEVDASIFKAWAVFKGKFKEGDKAEPATWKTRLRCALNKSPDFEEVTERSQLDISEPYKVYRIVPEEEQKHGKSSMMAMAATSSGDITDMDCSPAELEELIKEEEGCSIQASPEYWSQSSINAFPLHQEPLPSSTVSSALSQMMISFYYGGKLMHNTLVAHPEGCRISPQQHLGRGALYSSDSMQSVHFPPAELIEYDRQRHITRKLLGHLERGVLVRANQEGIFIKRLCQSRVFWSGLGEVGSQFSPIPCKLERDAVVKIFDTERFLQALQLYQEGQFPAPDPTVTLCFGEELHDLSNAKGKLIIVQITVVNCQHLLEAVNMRRSQPYCNNPNLEMSDNVATDQMARIYQDLCSYSGPQRPACYRDNMPITA